One Phoenix dactylifera cultivar Barhee BC4 chromosome 8, palm_55x_up_171113_PBpolish2nd_filt_p, whole genome shotgun sequence genomic window carries:
- the LOC103697684 gene encoding uncharacterized protein LOC103697684 yields MILSIHHPSLQRQLLPPMLIHAALSPVHHPWLLLLVNQNNVTAQKVVPMAGFRHRRPSEVHRCRRAERGSCNARRRVRYEDDEMEGEDYGRNSEIEMLETYSQSARNQALLVRATVDGEEEVVLIFKGFSSCLSSRTASDPSKSVLPGKAVIQSIDVIKGPFDPCNIEYLEKNLTWEAFKARLQSN; encoded by the exons AtgatcttatccattcatcATCCCAGCCTCCAACGCCAACTCCTCCCACCAATGCTCATCCACGCTGCCCTCTCACCAGTGCACCACCCATGGCTCCTGTTGCTGGTGAACCAGAACAACGTTACTGCCCAAAAGGTGGTGCCAATGGCCGGTTTTCGGCACCGAAGGCCTTCGGAGGTGCACCGGTGCCGGAGGGCGGAGCGTGGctcatgcaatgcaagaaggaGAGTAAGATATGAAGATGATGAGATGGAGGGTGAGGACTATGGGCGCAATTCAGAGATTGAAATGCTGGAAACTTACAGCCAGTCGGCTAGAAATCAGGCCCTCTTGGTGCGAGCCACTGTTGATGGTGAAGAGGAGGTGGTGCTAATCTTTAAG GGGTTCTCATCTTGTTTAAGCTCCCGAACTGCATCAGACCCATCGAAGAGTGTTCTTCCAGGCAAGGCAGTCATCCAATCCATCGATGTTATCAAGGGTCCATTTGATCCTTGCAACATTGAATATCTAGAGAAGAACTTGACGTGGGAGGCCTTCAAAGCTCGTCTCCAATCTAACTAG